One genomic segment of Streptomyces sp. RerS4 includes these proteins:
- a CDS encoding YdeI/OmpD-associated family protein, with protein sequence MDEWNGVEIIAFADAAAFEVWLEEHHARAEGVWIKLAKKGSGIPSVTSDELVDVGLCFGWISGQRRSHDERHYLQKYVPRRPRSLWSRVNVEKVEALTAAGRMREPGLAEVDKARADGRWEAAYASQRTATVPPDLEAALNADARARQVFEALDKTGRYQLILPLLQARTPAARRTRLDRALAVLRGTTAS encoded by the coding sequence ATGGACGAATGGAACGGTGTGGAGATCATCGCCTTCGCGGACGCCGCGGCCTTCGAGGTCTGGTTGGAGGAGCACCACGCGCGCGCCGAGGGCGTGTGGATCAAGCTGGCGAAGAAGGGCTCGGGCATCCCGAGCGTGACCAGCGACGAACTGGTCGACGTCGGGCTGTGTTTCGGCTGGATATCGGGGCAACGTCGCTCCCACGACGAGCGGCACTACCTCCAGAAGTACGTACCGAGGCGACCCCGGAGCCTGTGGTCGCGGGTCAACGTCGAGAAGGTGGAGGCGTTGACGGCGGCCGGCCGCATGCGCGAGCCGGGCTTGGCGGAGGTCGACAAGGCCCGTGCGGACGGGCGTTGGGAGGCGGCGTACGCCTCTCAGAGGACGGCGACGGTACCCCCGGATCTGGAGGCCGCGCTGAACGCCGACGCGCGGGCCCGCCAGGTCTTCGAGGCCCTCGACAAGACCGGCCGCTACCAGCTGATCCTGCCGCTGCTCCAGGCCCGCACCCCCGCCGCGCGCCGCACCCGCCTCGACCGGGCGCTCGCTGTCCTGCGTGGCACTACCGCTTCCTGA
- a CDS encoding DUF6204 family protein: MSTRTFRVTVRGFFDDLTAEQHAELLAAAPEHDVLRAAFTAEGNLTYELAARNSFAFRFLDSGEAEEDILEATARAELAAETWLTDRGYGFKRLRSTAEDLSQAALSKRQRQAAARTRT, from the coding sequence ATGAGCACCCGTACCTTCCGCGTCACCGTTCGCGGCTTCTTCGACGACCTCACCGCCGAACAGCACGCCGAGCTGCTGGCCGCCGCGCCCGAACACGACGTGCTGCGCGCGGCGTTCACCGCCGAAGGCAACCTCACCTACGAGCTGGCCGCCCGCAACTCGTTCGCCTTCCGCTTCCTGGACTCCGGCGAGGCCGAGGAGGACATCCTCGAAGCGACCGCCCGCGCGGAACTCGCCGCCGAGACCTGGCTGACGGACCGCGGCTACGGCTTCAAGCGCCTGCGCTCCACCGCCGAGGACCTCTCCCAAGCCGCCCTGAGCAAGCGCCAGCGCCAGGCCGCGGCCCGCACCCGCACCTGA
- a CDS encoding DUF6296 family protein, whose product MDVRRYELTFPDESGTPGDTVVVERTDALGPGGHSVYADVTGIVRAEISDRGEVRMLASGAHQALTPPTTVRPVPPT is encoded by the coding sequence ATGGACGTCCGACGGTACGAGCTGACCTTCCCCGACGAGAGCGGCACGCCCGGAGACACGGTGGTCGTGGAACGGACCGACGCCCTCGGTCCCGGCGGCCATTCGGTCTACGCCGACGTGACCGGGATCGTCCGCGCCGAGATCAGCGACCGCGGCGAGGTCCGCATGCTCGCCTCGGGCGCCCACCAAGCCCTGACCCCTCCCACCACGGTCCGCCCCGTCCCCCCGACCTGA
- the cynR gene encoding transcriptional regulator CynR gives MTPELRHLRYLLAVAEHHSFTRAAEELRISQPTLSQQVKQLERAVGVPLLDRGGRSVRLTDAGEAYARHARRALRDLAAAERAVHDVADLSRGHLRLALTPTFTAYLLGPLLAALHEAHPGITVEVRELAQDRIESALSADEIDLGLAFHGPHPTGITATALFTETLGLVAAAASPLAAQRSAALPISELANHHLTLLAPDFATRGHIDAHLAAHGVRPRIAVEVGSVQALIEVVRRTGLVTVLPDAVTDDQPELTRIPLTPPLPSRTVVLLRRTTAYESAAARAFTTLAREVVASRGYPLP, from the coding sequence ATGACCCCGGAACTGCGTCATCTGCGCTACCTGCTCGCGGTCGCCGAGCACCACAGCTTCACGCGCGCGGCCGAGGAGCTGCGCATCTCCCAGCCCACGCTGTCGCAGCAGGTCAAGCAGTTGGAACGGGCGGTGGGTGTGCCACTCCTGGACCGCGGCGGACGCTCCGTACGGCTCACCGACGCCGGTGAGGCCTACGCGCGCCACGCGCGCCGGGCGCTGCGCGACCTCGCGGCGGCCGAGCGGGCGGTCCACGACGTCGCCGATCTCTCGCGCGGGCACCTGCGCCTGGCCCTCACCCCGACCTTCACCGCCTACCTGCTCGGGCCGCTCCTCGCCGCGCTGCACGAGGCGCACCCCGGAATCACGGTGGAGGTACGCGAGTTGGCGCAGGACCGGATCGAATCCGCCCTGTCCGCCGACGAGATCGACCTCGGCCTCGCCTTCCACGGCCCCCATCCCACCGGGATCACCGCGACGGCCCTCTTCACCGAGACGCTGGGCCTGGTGGCCGCCGCCGCCTCGCCACTGGCCGCTCAGCGGTCCGCCGCGTTGCCGATATCAGAACTGGCGAACCATCACCTGACGCTCCTCGCCCCGGACTTCGCGACGCGCGGGCACATCGACGCCCACCTCGCGGCGCACGGGGTGCGGCCCCGCATCGCCGTGGAGGTGGGCTCCGTACAGGCGCTGATCGAGGTGGTCCGGCGGACGGGGTTGGTCACGGTCCTGCCGGACGCCGTCACCGACGACCAGCCCGAACTGACCCGGATCCCCCTGACCCCGCCCCTGCCCTCGCGCACCGTCGTCCTGCTCCGCCGCACCACCGCCTACGAGAGCGCCGCCGCCCGCGCCTTCACCACCCTGGCCCGCGAGGTGGTCGCCTCTCGCGGCTATCCGCTCCCCTGA
- a CDS encoding carbonic anhydrase, producing MHDLTEGVARFRRDVFPTKARLFAELASTHRPTTLFIGCSDARVVPELITQSEPGDLFVIRTAGNLVPAYTPGPDGVAAGIEYAVAVLGVGEIVVCGHSACGAMTALAEAHDLDAVPAVADWLRHADASLARTGTPGTAGTAGTAGTAGADVAALVRENVRAQLTNLATHPSVARALAAGGLTLRGWVYDIPTGAVEQLAPTDPTAVPVA from the coding sequence GTGCACGACCTCACCGAAGGTGTCGCGCGTTTTCGGCGCGACGTCTTCCCCACCAAGGCGCGGCTCTTCGCCGAGCTGGCTTCGACCCACCGGCCGACGACCCTGTTCATCGGCTGCTCCGACGCCCGCGTGGTGCCGGAACTGATCACCCAGAGCGAGCCCGGCGACCTGTTCGTCATCCGCACCGCCGGCAACCTCGTCCCCGCCTACACCCCCGGACCCGACGGGGTCGCGGCCGGGATCGAGTACGCGGTCGCCGTCCTCGGCGTCGGCGAGATCGTGGTCTGCGGGCATTCCGCCTGCGGCGCCATGACCGCCCTCGCCGAGGCACACGACCTCGACGCGGTGCCCGCCGTCGCCGACTGGCTGCGCCACGCCGACGCCTCCCTGGCCCGCACCGGAACGCCCGGCACCGCCGGCACCGCCGGCACCGCCGGCACCGCCGGCGCGGACGTGGCGGCGCTCGTACGGGAGAACGTACGCGCCCAGCTCACGAACCTCGCCACCCACCCCTCGGTGGCCCGCGCCCTCGCCGCGGGTGGCCTCACCCTGCGCGGCTGGGTCTACGACATCCCCACCGGCGCCGTCGAGCAGCTCGCCCCCACGGACCCTACCGCCGTCCCCGTCGCCTGA
- the cynS gene encoding cyanase, giving the protein MAHAQFESTVRERIATAAVESKIRKNLTWQEIADHTDLSVAFVTAAILGRHPLPEPAAVAVAELLELDQDAAMWLQTIPLRGGHSGGTPTDPTIYRFHEMLHVYGTTLKALIHEQFGDGIISAINFRLDVKKVADPDGGERAVITLDGKYLPTKPF; this is encoded by the coding sequence ATGGCACACGCCCAGTTCGAGTCCACCGTCCGTGAACGAATCGCCACCGCCGCTGTCGAATCCAAGATCCGCAAGAACCTCACCTGGCAGGAGATCGCCGATCACACCGACCTCTCCGTCGCCTTCGTCACCGCCGCGATCCTCGGCCGGCATCCACTGCCCGAGCCGGCCGCCGTGGCCGTCGCCGAACTCCTCGAACTGGACCAGGACGCCGCCATGTGGCTCCAGACGATCCCGCTGCGCGGCGGCCACTCCGGCGGGACCCCCACCGACCCGACCATCTACCGCTTCCACGAGATGCTCCACGTCTACGGGACCACCCTCAAGGCCCTGATCCACGAGCAGTTCGGGGACGGCATCATCAGCGCCATCAACTTCCGGCTCGACGTCAAGAAGGTCGCCGACCCCGACGGCGGCGAGCGGGCCGTGATCACCCTGGACGGCAAGTACCTGCCGACCAAGCCCTTCTGA
- a CDS encoding amidohydrolase — MTVPTARADGPQSGHRRGPQSGPRALIRPLTAFYLDLHRHPELSGEERRTAGRFADWLEGAGFTTTRGIGGHGVAAVLRRGTGPTVMLRAELDALPVRETTGLPYASEGATAHACGHDLHLAAAAGAASVLAGPDAPDWEGTLVVVGQPAEETLEGARAMLADRLYERVGRPDTVLAQHAAPLPAGMIAHAYGPMTAGSVTFRVVVHGRGGHAGAPHLTVDPVVTAAHVVTRLQTVVAREAAPSEQVAVTVGAFRAGDRANVVPDRAELGITVRAAGEAALARAAGAVERIVRAECAAADCPREPEIVRESASPVTHPDPGTTAAVRAAHTARFGAERVTMWPPTLATEDFGLFGDAGLATHGARGVRLGYWMLGVVGPAAWAAAPGEGAAAKLAALPANHAPDFAPDARTALPAGVDALTEAALACLAPRA, encoded by the coding sequence ATGACCGTCCCCACCGCCCGCGCCGACGGACCGCAGAGCGGACACCGGCGCGGACCGCAGAGCGGACCGCGCGCGCTGATCCGGCCCCTGACGGCCTTCTACCTCGACCTGCACCGCCACCCCGAACTGTCGGGCGAGGAGCGCCGCACGGCCGGGCGGTTCGCCGACTGGCTGGAGGGCGCGGGGTTCACGACCACGCGCGGGATCGGCGGCCACGGTGTGGCGGCGGTGCTGCGCCGGGGTACGGGGCCGACCGTGATGCTGCGCGCCGAACTGGACGCCCTGCCGGTACGGGAGACCACCGGGCTGCCCTACGCGAGCGAGGGCGCGACGGCCCACGCCTGCGGGCACGACCTGCACCTCGCGGCGGCCGCCGGGGCCGCCTCCGTGCTGGCCGGCCCGGACGCCCCTGACTGGGAGGGCACGCTCGTCGTGGTGGGGCAGCCCGCCGAGGAGACCCTCGAAGGCGCGCGGGCGATGCTCGCCGACCGGCTGTACGAGCGGGTCGGGCGCCCGGACACCGTGCTCGCGCAGCACGCGGCGCCGCTGCCGGCCGGGATGATCGCCCACGCGTACGGGCCGATGACCGCCGGGAGCGTCACCTTCCGGGTCGTGGTGCACGGGCGCGGCGGGCACGCGGGCGCGCCGCACCTCACGGTGGACCCGGTGGTGACGGCGGCCCATGTGGTGACCCGGCTCCAGACGGTGGTGGCGCGCGAGGCCGCCCCGTCGGAGCAGGTGGCGGTGACGGTGGGCGCGTTCCGGGCGGGCGACCGCGCGAACGTGGTTCCGGACCGGGCCGAGTTGGGCATCACCGTACGGGCCGCCGGCGAGGCGGCGCTCGCCCGTGCGGCGGGCGCGGTGGAGCGGATCGTACGGGCCGAGTGCGCCGCCGCGGACTGCCCCCGCGAGCCGGAGATCGTCCGGGAGAGCGCCTCCCCCGTCACCCACCCGGATCCGGGAACGACGGCCGCGGTGCGGGCCGCGCACACGGCGCGCTTCGGCGCGGAGCGGGTGACGATGTGGCCGCCGACGCTGGCGACCGAGGACTTCGGGCTGTTCGGCGACGCGGGCCTCGCCACGCACGGGGCGCGAGGGGTGAGGCTCGGCTACTGGATGCTGGGGGTGGTCGGCCCGGCGGCCTGGGCGGCGGCTCCCGGGGAGGGCGCGGCGGCGAAACTGGCCGCGCTCCCCGCCAACCACGCCCCGGACTTCGCCCCCGACGCCCGTACGGCGCTGCCCGCCGGGGTCGACGCGCTGACGGAGGCGGCCCTGGCCTGCCTGGCGCCGCGCGCCTGA
- a CDS encoding thiazolylpeptide-type bacteriocin, producing MEKSPLASLADEILELESETFEISDYSDASEVVLAGSTSCSSTSTCSSTTSTTSCSA from the coding sequence ATGGAGAAGTCCCCGCTCGCCTCGCTCGCCGACGAGATCCTGGAGCTGGAGTCGGAGACCTTCGAGATCTCGGACTACTCGGACGCCAGCGAGGTCGTGCTCGCCGGTTCCACGAGCTGCAGCTCCACCTCGACCTGCTCCTCGACCACCAGCACCACCTCCTGCAGCGCCTGA
- a CDS encoding TOMM precursor leader peptide-binding protein: protein MTTTHAVRAPAPDGTAMESARRALERAFAGTASRPAPQVVTVGVHDALGPRSADPFAAVRPTATVHLSAQAVLLGPWGGDCTTPACGQCLAMRWQRLRSRSERDALETGIRVPTPAGAEWPRLSPYARDAVAALHAAVFSGAVAAPGPAAADRALPQVTRLDLETLLTRTYPLAADPLCPDCGPGGVDGPRPFVPVSRPKPDPAAQRLRAASSYPMPTAALANPVTGVLGGGTWINVTSPTTAPVAGSVFMRGYAGLTDVTWSGQANSFSGSRDLAFLEGLERYAGTHRRTGTSVLTASYAELGERALDPAECGFYHPDTYRDDPMVSPFDPERPIPWVYGHSLRDDRPVLVPARLAYYSAGLEADNFVFECSNGCAIGSCPEEALLGALLELIERDAFLLAWYGNQRLTEIDLDSVPGPAVRMMADRAALQGYDVHAFDNRVDLAVPVVTGLAVRRDGGPGLYSFGAGAALDPAAAVEAALSEVLTYIPHLPRQVAERQDELDAMARDFSRVSHLKDHAQLYGLPAMAPHAASYRDPVAVRPMAELYRSWETERRPRTGDLRDDLLLCVAELTGAGHDVIVVDQTTPEQARIGLRTVCAVVPGLLPIDFGWSRQRAPYLPRLRTAAHRAGLRPAPLTDAEIRMVPHPFP, encoded by the coding sequence ATGACCACCACGCACGCGGTACGGGCCCCCGCGCCCGACGGCACCGCGATGGAGAGCGCGCGGCGGGCGCTGGAACGGGCCTTCGCGGGGACGGCGTCACGGCCGGCGCCCCAGGTGGTGACGGTCGGCGTGCACGACGCCCTCGGGCCGCGCTCCGCCGACCCGTTCGCCGCCGTCCGCCCGACCGCGACCGTCCATCTCAGCGCCCAGGCCGTCCTGTTGGGTCCTTGGGGTGGCGACTGCACCACCCCCGCCTGCGGGCAGTGCCTGGCCATGCGGTGGCAGCGGCTGCGCAGCCGCAGCGAACGCGACGCGCTGGAGACCGGCATACGGGTGCCCACGCCCGCCGGCGCGGAGTGGCCGCGGCTCTCCCCGTACGCGCGGGACGCCGTGGCGGCGCTGCACGCCGCCGTGTTCTCCGGCGCGGTGGCGGCCCCCGGTCCGGCGGCGGCGGACCGGGCGCTGCCCCAGGTGACCCGGCTGGACCTGGAGACGCTCCTGACGCGGACGTACCCGCTGGCCGCCGACCCGCTGTGCCCGGACTGCGGGCCGGGCGGTGTGGACGGCCCCCGCCCCTTCGTCCCGGTCTCGCGGCCCAAGCCGGACCCGGCGGCGCAGCGGCTGCGCGCGGCGTCCTCGTACCCGATGCCGACGGCGGCGCTGGCCAATCCGGTGACGGGGGTGCTCGGCGGCGGCACGTGGATCAACGTGACCTCGCCGACCACCGCCCCGGTCGCCGGCAGCGTCTTCATGCGCGGATACGCGGGGCTGACCGACGTGACCTGGAGCGGGCAGGCCAACAGCTTCTCGGGCAGCCGGGACCTGGCCTTCCTGGAGGGGCTGGAACGCTACGCGGGCACCCACCGCCGCACCGGCACCTCCGTACTGACCGCCTCCTACGCCGAGTTGGGCGAGCGGGCGTTGGATCCGGCGGAGTGCGGCTTCTACCACCCCGACACCTACCGCGACGATCCGATGGTGTCGCCGTTCGATCCCGAGCGGCCGATCCCCTGGGTGTACGGTCATTCGCTGCGCGACGACCGTCCGGTGCTGGTGCCGGCCCGTCTCGCCTACTACAGCGCGGGCTTGGAGGCGGACAACTTCGTCTTCGAGTGCTCCAACGGGTGCGCCATCGGCAGTTGCCCGGAGGAGGCCCTGCTCGGCGCGCTGCTCGAACTGATCGAACGGGACGCGTTCCTGCTCGCCTGGTACGGGAACCAGCGGTTGACGGAGATCGACCTGGACTCCGTACCGGGTCCGGCGGTGCGGATGATGGCCGACCGGGCCGCCCTCCAGGGCTACGACGTGCACGCCTTCGACAACCGCGTCGACCTGGCGGTCCCGGTGGTCACCGGGCTCGCCGTACGGCGCGACGGCGGACCGGGGTTGTACTCCTTCGGCGCGGGCGCGGCGCTCGATCCGGCGGCGGCGGTGGAGGCCGCGCTGTCGGAGGTGCTCACCTACATCCCGCACCTGCCCCGTCAGGTCGCGGAGCGGCAGGACGAACTGGACGCGATGGCCCGGGACTTCTCGCGGGTGTCGCACCTGAAGGACCACGCCCAGCTGTACGGGCTGCCGGCCATGGCCCCGCACGCGGCCTCCTACCGCGACCCGGTGGCCGTGCGCCCGATGGCGGAGCTGTACCGGTCCTGGGAGACGGAGCGACGGCCGAGGACGGGCGACCTGCGCGATGATCTGCTGCTCTGCGTCGCCGAGTTGACCGGCGCCGGGCACGACGTGATCGTCGTGGACCAGACGACGCCGGAGCAGGCGCGGATCGGGCTGCGGACGGTGTGCGCGGTCGTGCCGGGACTGTTGCCGATCGACTTCGGCTGGTCGCGGCAGCGGGCCCCGTACCTGCCGCGGCTGCGAACGGCCGCCCATCGGGCGGGACTTCGGCCGGCGCCGCTGACGGACGCGGAGATCAGGATGGTGCCGCACCCGTTCCCGTGA
- a CDS encoding ABC transporter permease, which yields MSAYTALTKAGYRAQVRDKATLFFTFAFPLLFLIVFGLIFSGQDVEESGRPYISYIAPGVMSWGVANAAVFGIAFTLMQWRRDDLLRLIRLSPTPLTTVLASRYVLSLVVGVVQAAVFVAVAMLPGFGLELDGRWPLVLPALVLGVTAFMAIGVIVGTYANTPEAVAAIANCMMVPMAFLSGSFLPLDLMPSWLQSVSRVLPLRYLNDAASGALTGTGSLAGIGIGCAALAGFALLFGGIGLKTFRWSNQS from the coding sequence ATGAGCGCGTACACGGCACTGACCAAGGCCGGCTACCGGGCCCAGGTCCGGGACAAGGCCACCCTCTTCTTCACCTTCGCCTTCCCCCTCCTCTTCCTGATCGTCTTCGGCCTGATCTTCAGCGGTCAGGACGTGGAGGAGAGCGGGCGCCCGTACATCTCGTACATCGCGCCCGGCGTGATGTCCTGGGGCGTCGCCAACGCCGCCGTGTTCGGGATCGCGTTCACGCTGATGCAGTGGCGGCGCGACGACCTGCTGCGGCTGATCCGGCTCTCCCCCACCCCGCTGACGACCGTGTTGGCCTCGCGTTACGTGCTGTCGCTGGTCGTCGGCGTGGTGCAGGCCGCCGTGTTCGTCGCCGTCGCCATGCTGCCCGGTTTCGGCCTGGAGCTCGACGGGCGCTGGCCGTTGGTGCTGCCCGCGCTGGTGTTGGGCGTCACGGCCTTCATGGCCATCGGGGTCATCGTCGGGACGTACGCGAACACGCCCGAGGCCGTCGCGGCGATCGCGAACTGCATGATGGTGCCCATGGCGTTCCTGTCGGGCTCCTTCCTCCCGCTCGACCTGATGCCGTCGTGGCTGCAGTCGGTGTCGCGGGTGCTGCCGCTGCGCTACCTGAACGACGCGGCGAGCGGCGCGCTCACCGGTACGGGGTCGCTCGCCGGCATCGGGATCGGCTGCGCCGCCCTCGCCGGGTTCGCCCTGCTCTTCGGCGGGATCGGGTTGAAGACCTTCCGCTGGAGCAACCAGTCATGA
- a CDS encoding ABC transporter ATP-binding protein encodes MTTDRTPPPDSPDLAVSVQEVRKRYGDRQAVDGISLDVRRGEFFGLLGPNGAGKTTLVEIVEGLRQADSGTVRVLGHSPWPRNTALLPRMGVQTQASAFFVRQTAREHLATVAGLYRKDAAAADRTLETVGLTDRRDVLVENLSGGQRQRLAIASALVHDPELIFLDEPTAALDPQARRDLWDVLRTLKGEGRTIVYTTHHLDEAEALCDRVAILVGGRIAALDSPHRLVAAAGAPSRLLVPAGRIAPDRAASLDGVDRVSEQGGSLVLETSAPGRVLQAVDALVGLDGVMTRTATLEDVYLELTGHPAPAGTDTPTGTDTTAPTTEFRA; translated from the coding sequence ATGACCACTGACCGCACTCCTCCGCCCGACTCCCCGGACCTCGCCGTGTCCGTCCAGGAGGTCCGCAAGCGTTACGGCGACCGGCAGGCCGTGGACGGGATCTCCCTCGACGTGCGTCGGGGCGAGTTCTTCGGGCTGCTCGGCCCCAACGGCGCGGGCAAGACCACCCTCGTCGAGATCGTCGAGGGACTGCGCCAGGCGGACTCCGGCACCGTCCGCGTGCTCGGCCACAGCCCCTGGCCCCGCAACACCGCCCTGCTGCCGCGCATGGGCGTCCAGACGCAGGCCTCGGCGTTCTTCGTCCGGCAGACCGCGCGCGAGCACCTGGCCACCGTCGCCGGCCTGTACCGCAAGGACGCGGCCGCGGCGGACCGGACGTTGGAGACGGTCGGGCTCACCGACCGGCGCGACGTCCTGGTCGAGAACCTCTCGGGCGGTCAGCGTCAACGGCTCGCCATCGCCTCGGCGTTGGTCCACGACCCCGAGCTGATCTTCCTCGACGAGCCGACCGCCGCCCTCGACCCGCAGGCCCGCCGCGACCTGTGGGACGTCCTGCGCACCCTCAAGGGCGAGGGCCGCACCATCGTGTACACCACCCACCACCTGGACGAGGCCGAGGCCCTGTGCGACCGGGTGGCCATCCTCGTCGGCGGCCGGATCGCCGCCCTGGACTCCCCGCACCGGCTCGTCGCCGCCGCAGGGGCCCCGTCCCGGCTGCTGGTGCCGGCCGGGCGGATCGCCCCGGACCGGGCGGCCTCCCTCGACGGCGTGGACCGGGTCAGCGAGCAGGGCGGCTCGCTCGTCCTGGAGACCTCGGCCCCCGGCCGGGTGCTCCAGGCCGTCGACGCCCTCGTCGGGCTCGACGGGGTGATGACCCGCACGGCCACCCTGGAGGACGTCTACCTGGAGCTGACCGGGCACCCCGCCCCCGCCGGAACCGACACCCCCACCGGCACCGACACCACCGCACCGACCACGGAGTTCCGGGCATGA
- a CDS encoding peptidase M50 gives MPAHRPALRPGVLLSPPLLNGPAVVHLVKDPVSGASFEVGPKEFFLLSRLDGSRSLAEIGEAYGRAFGRRLGEGNWHQLLGLLAARRLLVGGPLPQPAAGPGPTRTGTLLRGTLRLVADADATTARLHRLLRPALRPAVVGALLLVCLGMEAVLAASVGQLLSDVGWLLARPVPLLAVASLLWLSTALHEFGHGIAARHVGGTVGEIGLRWRLPVAIMYCTVENYRYLPRRRQQLVVAGAGAFANLLFLLPFLAWWAALPPGDATGRVLGALLLLGSAQALVNLVPLPPLDGYTLLGHALRVTRLAPASSAYLRLRLRDRAAAEAYPPRARRLYALYGVGSAVLVLLLVAGLVTGVVVAVTA, from the coding sequence ATGCCGGCGCACCGGCCCGCGCTGCGGCCCGGCGTCCTGCTGTCGCCGCCGCTGCTGAACGGCCCCGCCGTGGTCCACCTGGTCAAGGACCCGGTGTCCGGTGCCTCCTTCGAGGTCGGGCCGAAGGAGTTCTTCCTCCTGTCGCGCCTCGACGGCTCCCGCAGCCTCGCCGAGATCGGCGAGGCGTACGGGCGCGCCTTCGGGCGGCGGCTGGGCGAGGGGAACTGGCACCAACTGCTCGGGCTGCTCGCCGCCCGGCGGCTGCTCGTCGGCGGTCCGCTCCCGCAGCCGGCGGCGGGCCCGGGGCCGACGCGCACCGGGACCCTGCTGCGCGGCACCCTGCGGCTGGTCGCGGACGCCGACGCCACCACGGCGCGGCTGCACCGCCTGCTGCGGCCGGCCCTGCGGCCGGCGGTGGTGGGCGCGCTGCTCCTCGTATGCCTGGGCATGGAGGCGGTGTTGGCGGCGTCGGTCGGGCAACTCCTCTCGGACGTCGGCTGGTTGCTGGCGCGGCCGGTGCCGCTGCTGGCCGTGGCCTCGCTGCTGTGGCTGAGTACGGCGCTGCACGAGTTCGGGCACGGGATCGCAGCCCGCCATGTCGGGGGCACGGTCGGGGAGATCGGCCTGCGGTGGCGGCTGCCCGTCGCCATCATGTACTGCACCGTGGAGAACTACCGCTACCTGCCCCGGCGTCGCCAACAGCTGGTCGTCGCCGGCGCGGGCGCCTTCGCCAACCTCCTGTTCCTGCTGCCCTTCCTCGCCTGGTGGGCCGCTTTGCCCCCGGGCGACGCCACCGGCCGGGTGCTGGGCGCGTTGCTGCTGCTCGGCAGCGCGCAGGCGCTGGTGAACCTGGTCCCGCTGCCGCCGCTGGACGGCTACACGCTGCTCGGGCACGCCCTGCGCGTGACCCGGCTGGCTCCCGCCAGCTCGGCGTACCTGCGGCTGCGGCTGCGCGACCGGGCGGCGGCCGAGGCGTACCCGCCGCGCGCCCGCCGGCTGTACGCGCTCTACGGGGTCGGCTCGGCCGTGCTGGTCCTGCTCCTGGTGGCGGGCCTGGTGACCGGCGTCGTCGTGGCGGTGACCGCGTGA